From the genome of Pseudomonadota bacterium:
GCGGTGCCGAAGCGGGATCTCGCGGACGACATGATCCGCAAGCTGAGCGAGATCGGGATCGCGCGGTTCACGCCCGTCGCGGCCGAGCGATCGGTCGTCGCGCCGGGGGAGACGAAGCTCGCGCGGTGGCGGCGCATCGCGGGGGAGGCGGTGCGCCAGTGCGGGCGCGGGACGCCGCTCGAGATCGATCCACTGACGCCGTTCGAGGAGGCGCTGCGAGAGGTCGAGGCACAGGCGAAGCTCGTCCTCGATCCGAGGGCGGACCGGATCCGGTTCGCCGACGCGTGCGGCTCGGCGGAGTCGATCGCGATCGCGATAGGCCCCGAGGGCGGCTTCACCGCGGAGGAGTTGGAGCTCGCAGCCGCGCTCGGCTTCTTGCCTGTCGGCCTCGGCGGCACCATCCTCAGGATCGAGACCGCCGCGATCGCCGCCGCCGTGCTCGCGGTCGACGCGCTGGGGTAGGGCGGGCGCTGCGCTGGGTCAGAAGACGCAGCTCCACATCTGGACCGTGTTTTCCGACCACTCTCCGTCACGTACGCCGGATCCATTCAGTTGCATGGATGTTTCTCCGCCTCGCGTTGACCGGTTCGTCGTTCGGCGTTATGCTGCCTTCGTTTCTTTAGCAAGAGCAGGCAGAAACACGCGCACCCGGGGCGTAGTCGTGTTCGAACAGCCATCGTTCTGCCGATCCGCGTGGTTCTTGGCTGCGGACTTCCAGGGTTTGAAGCTTAGAATGTCGAATGACAACGGCACGTTTCGTGGAATCAAGAAGCACCTGAGTCCCACACGGAAGGGTTGGATTTCTCTTGTCGCCTTCATGTGGCCGTTCGTCTATTTCTATAATTACTTCATTCCAACGAACGGCACGTGCACCGTCATCGGCCAAGATTTCTACGGACTATTCTATACGTACAAACTCCACCTTCTCGCCAACCTCGCCCATGGTCATTTTCCCCTATGGTCGCCCGCCGAGGCGGCGGGATACCCGTTCTATTCGAGCCCGTTTTCGCAGACCTTCTACCCGTTCAACGCCGTGCTCGTCGGATGGTACAAGGTGCTCGGAGGGTACAGCGAGTACGACCATCAGATTTTCACCGTCCTTGGTGTCTCCATCTTCTGCCTCGGGTTGTTCAAGTGGCTGTCGGGCCTCGGGATACCCGCGCGCGCCGCGCTTGTCGCCGCGCTGATAATGGGCGTGAGCTTCAAGTTCAGCGAGATCCTTCGGCTCCCCAACGCAGTTCACACCGCAGCGTGGTACCCGTGGATACTGCTCGGCATCACCCAGGCGATGCGTGATGTCTCGTGGAAGCCCCGCATCGGACAGGCCTCGCTGCTCGTCTTCTATGTGCTTTGCCTGTGCACCGCGGGATATCCCTATTTCGTTTTCTATTCTGTATTCCTTTTCGTTCCCTATTTCTTCATCCATTTCGTTCCCGCGCTGCGCCGCGGTCTCCTCGGGATGGAAACGGCTGACATCAGAGCCGGTGTCGTCACCTTGGCCGCGGTGCTCGCCGTCGCCGCGGCGCCTGTCGGTTTGTATCTCCGCAAGATGACGAACCTGATGGCTCAAACCGTGGACCGCGGCGGGCACAGCCTGGAGTATTCGACCTCCCACAACTTCGATTTCGAGGACACCGTCGGCTCTCTCGTGTATCCGCCGTTCTCCCAGTTCGAGGGCTGGTACTTCTTCGGCATTACGGGATTGCTCATCATCCTGTTCTATGCCGTGCACTTGTTCTCGCGCAGCTCTCGGGAGACGGGAGTGGCGTCGAGCCGATGGGGCGCAGGGCTCCTCCTGTCGTGGATCGCGATCGTCAGCTGCATCAGCTACGGTCGCGAGTCCTTTCTCTTCATGTTCTTGTGGAAACACTTTCCGGGTTTCGCCGCCTTGCGGGTCTGGGGGCGATTCAACATCGTGCTCGTCCCGCTGATCGCCTTGCTCCTGTCCAAGGCGTACTCATCCTTCGAAGCTTGTCTCGAAACCCCGCATCGACGAGGAGACCGCCGCGTCCTCAAGGCGATCGTGTTGATGGCGATCTATCTCGCCGTCTTGGCGATCCAGCTGCATCTCCATACCAACGGAATGCACGACGCGTATTGGGTGAAGTTCGCGAAACACCTCGCGGGATGGGAAGTGCACTTCATCTACACGGGCGTCGCCGCCATTTCGGCGATCCTCCTCGCGCTGTTTCTCGGGCGCGTCCGTTGGAACAGGCGACCGCTGTATTTGTGGGGATGCTCCGCTCTGCTGGTCCTCACCTCCGCAGCAGAGATGCACCCGGTCGGCGCCAGAACCTGGACGAGACCCGACCGCCCCATTCCGTCGACCCGCCCCAATCTGAAGGCCGACACCATGTGTCGAGCGTCGCTCGAGAAACGACGCGTCTTCACCGGGGCGTGGTTGTCGACGAAGCCGACCCCGGTTTTCAACACCGGGATATTCCCCAACTGGTACTTCGACAGGTACGCGCAGTTCCTCAAGAAGGCGAAGAAGGAGGCCGCCAGCAGGAATATCTTGCTCGGAGTGCGAGGCGGAAAGAGGGTGTTCCTGTCGTCACGCATATCCTTCGACAGAATCGATCAATTCCTTCACGACAGCAAACGGTTCGACGGAACGGCGAAGAACCGCGACTACCGGGCCGAAGAGCTGGTTGTCGATGTCGTCATGTCGACAGCTGGATATGTGAGCTTCATAGATAACTGGGATCCGGATTGGAGGGCCCGTGTCGACGGCGACCGGGCGAAGCTCGAGCTCCTTTTCGGTACGTTCAAGTCCGTTCGTTGCCCTGCCGGGAAACACGTCGTCGGATTCCAGTACGAACCCGGATTGTTGTAGGGGAGGAGATCAGTCGCCCTCGCTCCAGGTCTCCATCTGCCAGACGAGTGCCTCTTCCGTGAGCACGAGCATGTACTTCTGCTCGCCGACCGTCGCGACCTCGAGGTCGAGGATCGCGCTGCCGAAGCCGGTCTGCACGCAGGTGGACCCCTGGGCGCTGCTCGTGTGCACGTCGAGAATCGTGCCCGTGTCGGTGCCGACCTTGAGGCGGGCCAGACCGGGCGGCTCCCAATCCACCCACGCGACCGCGGTGATGGTCTCCTCGCCCGCAGGACAGATCTGGATCTCGTCGCCGTCCTTCACCACGAGCGTCTGGGACTCGCCGCCGGCCGCGGTGATCCCGGACCACTCGTCCACTGCCAAGAGATCCGCCTCCGTGCCCGCATCGACGAAGTCCCATGGCCCGACGAGGGGTGCGTCGGACTCCCGGAAGGAACCCTTGTCTCCGACGACGACCACGCGCGACGAGTCGCCGCCGCTCGACCAGACGGCTCGGAAATCCCGGCCCGGATCGGCCATGAAGAGCGTGTACCACAGACTCCAATCCCAGTCGGTGAACGTGAGCTCGCTTCCGTAGAACCACACGCCTCCCCCGAAAACAGTGGCCCCGTGAAGGCCAGAGGACAGCACGTACGGATAAACGACCTCGAACCCGACTTCGGGCTCCACGTCCTTTCTCAAACCCGCGAGGGCGCACGTGTCCTCATCGAAAAGATCGCCCTCGCCGGAGCAGATCGTCGCCAGAAAGTGCCACGACGAGCCCGCCGTGTTCCCGGGCGCGAGGCTCTGGCCCAGCGCGGTGTCGAAGCCCCCGCTCGGCAGCTGAGCGATCGTCAAAGGGTGATCCATCGACTCGGCCGCCTCCGACATTTCGAACAGGAGCAGCACCTGGAACGGGTTGGCGTCGCCGGGCTCCACGTCCGCGAGCACCGCGACGTCGAACGGGCTCTCCGGATCCGGGTTGAACGCCGCGTCGACGAAGGTCACCGCGCCGCCGAGGTCCGGGAGCAGCTCCGCGCGCAGGAGATCCATGCCGTCCGTGGGGCCGCAGTCCTCGATGCCCGCGGACGGGCAGTCGATGACGAGGTCCGGATCGACGATGACATCCGTATCGCCGTCCGCGTCGGCGTCGACATCGGAATCCGCGTCGGCATCGGCCGAAGCGTCCGGATCCGAGAGGTCGTCGAGCTCGTCGACCTCGTCGCAGGAGACGAGGCCGAGCGGGACAGCTGCGAGCGCGAGGCGAAAGAGGAGGGTCTTGGCAAACATGGCTCAAACCTCCTAGAGCATTGTTACAGCCAGGCGTCCAGTATAGCACGGCGGACGAACCGTTGGCGCGCCCGCCCCGAACGGGTAGAATCCGTCCATGCGAAAAACCGAGAAGAACGTCCCAGCGTCCCCCGGCGATGCCGGCGCCTTGCGCGCCGCGCTCGTCTGCCTCGTCGTGCTGACCGTGCTCTGCGCCGCGTTCGCCGTGCTCGCGCGCGCCGGCGGGGGGGAGAGCTACGGACTGAGCGGGGTCAACATACTGGCCCCCTCAGGAGGCGAGACACCTGAAAGGGTGAGACCGACATGATACGGTTTCACGCGAGAGGTGCCTCATGCCGAAGCCGTCGAAGTTCACGGATGAGCAGAAGATGGAAATCGCGCTCGATCTGATCTCGGGGAAGCTCTCCCACGCGGAGGTGTGCCGCAAGTGGGATCTCAGCTCGACGTACGCGTACAAGCTGAAGGACCGCGCGCTGGAGATCCTCCGCGCGGGAATGGGGCGCCCAGTCGGCAAGACGGACCCGCAGGTCGAGCGACTGTCGAAGAAGGTCTCCGACCTGGAGCAGCTCGCCGGTGATCAGGCTCTGGCGATCCGGATCTTAAAAAAAAACAGAGGCCTCGAGTAGATGTCCGGCAGGCGCGTGAGGAATCGGGCATGAGCATCCGCCGTCTCGCAGTAGCTTTCGATGAGCCGCCGGCGACAGTTGCCCGCTGGGTTTCGCCGCGGCAGCGGAAGAGCGCGGAAGAGATCGCCAGGCGGTGTCCCGTTTCCAGCGCTCCGGAGCTCCGCGACAAGGTGCGAGCGCTGTGTGACGAGCCTCGCCATAAGCAGTTCGGTCATCCGCGCGTCCGGGTATTGCTGCGTCGCCGCTTCGACGTCCGAGTCAGTCGAGAGACCGTGCGCCGCATCATGCGGGACGAGGGCCTCTCGCGCCCGAGGATCTGGCACCGGCCGTCGAGGCCCCATCACGTGGAGAAGGCTCGCCCCACGCGCCCGAACGAGTTCTGGCAAGTCGATATGACCAGCTTCCAGCTCTCGGACCTGACGCCGCTGTTTCTCGTGGTGGTCATCGATTGCTTCACGCGGGAGATCGCGGGCTACACGCTCGACCGGCGCTGTCGGGCACGGGAGTGGATCGCCGCGGTGCGTACGGCCATCGAGCAACGCGGAATCACGGAGGAGACGGCGCGCGCGCTCACGCTGCGCAGCGACAACGGCTCTCAGCCGTGCTCCAAGGACTTCGTCGAGTACCTCGGCAGCGTCCGCGTCAAAGGCCAGTACACGGGCTACAACGCGCCCGACGACAACGCTTTCGTCGAGCGAGTCATCCGCACTATCAAGGAGGAAGAGGTCTGGCCGAATCTTTGGGACACGGTCTCCGAGGCCCGCGAGGCCATCGAGAACTACGTGGCCTACTACAACAACGACCGTATCCACTCGGCGCTGGACTACGCCACGCCGAAAGAATTCGCGGACGCGAGTGCCGCACTCAAAGCCGCTTGATCGTGTCTTGCTTTCCGGGGGGCACTACGGTCAAACCTTATCACTTGTCACTTAGCTTAGCGCTGACCTTGTTAGCGGTTCCCCAAGGCGCGCAAACTGCGGCTCGACTTCCCGGGAGCCTGGCTAAGTGAATAGTGAACACTCTTGACCCCATTTCCCAGTTGGCTAAGTAAGTGAATAGTGAACACTCTTGACCCCATTTCGTCGCCCGAGGGCGATTCCTCAGGCATGAGCGAAGACGATCTATCAGACTGAACCATCCGAAGAGCGTACCGCCCGGTGTCGGTCCGGGTGCTGGGCGTTCACGTGACCGCTGAGCGCAGTACAAAAAAAAATGCAGCGAACAGGTCCCGGAAAGGCATCGGACGGACACTAATATTGCAGGATGTTGAACATGGTATGTTGTTGACGTGGATCCGCCCCGAGAAAGGCAGGAGGCCATGAAGCCGTTTCCCCGTCTGATACTGATTGCCGCAGTGGCGGCCGCGTGCTCGCCCGATGGGGCGAAAGCACTGCCTGACGCTGGTGACACTGAATCCGGTACGGACACCGACTCGGACACCGACTCGGACACCGACTCCGACGCCGACACGGACACGGATTCGGAGTGCGACACGGAAGAGATGGACGACTCGGACGTTCACGACGGCTGCGCGGAGTGGGCCACGTTCCCGCCGAGCAACGGGCCGGACGGGTGCACGCGCACGTTGCTCACGCAGATAGGCGGCGTCGGGCTGGAGTGGCCGAGCGTGAACCCGCAGATCAGTCGCGACGGTAGCGTTGCCGTGTTCACTCTCCAGGACGACCCGTGCTCGTATCAGATCGACGGCGTGCCCGAGGACACGAACGGGGAATGGGACGTCTACGCCGTGGATTTGAGTACCTTCGAGATGGAGCTGGTATCGATCTCCACGGAGGGCGAGCCTGGAGACGGGGAATCTGGAGATGAAGGAGCGAGCGTCAGCGCGGACGGGCGGTACGTCGTCTTTCACAGCTCTGCGGACAACCTCACGCCCGACGCCGACTTCGGCGGCCTTTTCCTCCGCGACCGGCAGCTCGGAACCACGGAGCGTGTCTCGATCACCTACGACGGTATGCCGAGTGGTGGGATAAATGGCGTCATTTCAGCAGACGGACGATACGTGGTTTTTCAAGGTGGGTCGGATCTCGCTCCAGACGATGAAGACGGCGAAGAAAACGACTTGTATCTTCGCGATCGCGAGCTGGAGACCACCGAGATTCTGACCCTGACCGACAGCGGGGAAGGCGTCTACGATTCACTGGGTTACTTTTTCACTTTTGTAAGCGACGATGGTCGGTACGTGGCGTTCTCGCATACGGAAGCGCTCAGCGATGAAGACCTTGATCCCGACGATTGGACGAAGCCACAGAAAATGGACTTCTACATCCGCGATCGGCAAACTGGACTGAACCGACTTGTTTCGCTTGCACCAGATGGTTATAGCCAGGGAGCGGTCGAACCGCGCGCGTTCGCACCCGATGGTGCATGGGCGATTTTCGAAGCCGGAAACAGCGCAGAACACTACTACGACACCTCGCTTTCCGAGCACACGACGACCACCATCCTCGCGCACCTCGACGCGGACGAGATCACCTTCGAGCCGATCATTCCGACCGATGTGAGCTTGT
Proteins encoded in this window:
- a CDS encoding transposase, with the protein product MPKPSKFTDEQKMEIALDLISGKLSHAEVCRKWDLSSTYAYKLKDRALEILRAGMGRPVGKTDPQVERLSKKVSDLEQLAGDQALAIRILKKNRGLE
- a CDS encoding IS3 family transposase — translated: MSIRRLAVAFDEPPATVARWVSPRQRKSAEEIARRCPVSSAPELRDKVRALCDEPRHKQFGHPRVRVLLRRRFDVRVSRETVRRIMRDEGLSRPRIWHRPSRPHHVEKARPTRPNEFWQVDMTSFQLSDLTPLFLVVVIDCFTREIAGYTLDRRCRAREWIAAVRTAIEQRGITEETARALTLRSDNGSQPCSKDFVEYLGSVRVKGQYTGYNAPDDNAFVERVIRTIKEEEVWPNLWDTVSEAREAIENYVAYYNNDRIHSALDYATPKEFADASAALKAA
- a CDS encoding 16S rRNA (uracil(1498)-N(3))-methyltransferase codes for the protein MIRILAEAVPAPGATVEIRGDERHYLVAVRRCGVGDSFELVGRVDGRRAKAAIREIRADAVVAEVLETVDAPSAVLAVHVLAAVPKRDLADDMIRKLSEIGIARFTPVAAERSVVAPGETKLARWRRIAGEAVRQCGRGTPLEIDPLTPFEEALREVEAQAKLVLDPRADRIRFADACGSAESIAIAIGPEGGFTAEELELAAALGFLPVGLGGTILRIETAAIAAAVLAVDALG